A part of Saccopteryx bilineata isolate mSacBil1 chromosome 10, mSacBil1_pri_phased_curated, whole genome shotgun sequence genomic DNA contains:
- the RNF7 gene encoding RING-box protein 2 isoform X2, translating to MADVEDGEEPCALSSHPGSAGSKSGGDKMFSLKKWNAVAMWSWDVECDTCAICRVQMPVLDVKLKTNKRIVLWCGENAIIPSITAACPCG from the exons ATGGCCGACGTGGAAGACGGCGAAGAGCCCTGCGCCCTGTCCTCTCACCCCGGGAGTGCAGGCTCCAAATCGGGAGGCGATAAAATGTTCTCTCTGAAGAAGTGGAACGCGGTGGCCATGTGGAGCTGGGACGTGGAGTGCGATACGTGCGCCATCTGCAGGGTCCAG ATGCCTGTCTTAGATGTCAAGCTGAAAACAAACAAGAGGATTGTGTTG tggTGTGGGGAGAATGCAATCATTCCTTCCATAACTGCTGCATGTCCCTGTGGGTGA
- the RNF7 gene encoding RING-box protein 2 isoform X1, with protein sequence MADVEDGEEPCALSSHPGSAGSKSGGDKMFSLKKWNAVAMWSWDVECDTCAICRVQVMDACLRCQAENKQEDCVVVWGECNHSFHNCCMSLWVKQNNRCPLCQQDWVVQRIGK encoded by the exons ATGGCCGACGTGGAAGACGGCGAAGAGCCCTGCGCCCTGTCCTCTCACCCCGGGAGTGCAGGCTCCAAATCGGGAGGCGATAAAATGTTCTCTCTGAAGAAGTGGAACGCGGTGGCCATGTGGAGCTGGGACGTGGAGTGCGATACGTGCGCCATCTGCAGGGTCCAGGTGATGG ATGCCTGTCTTAGATGTCAAGCTGAAAACAAACAAGAGGATTGTGTTG tggTGTGGGGAGAATGCAATCATTCCTTCCATAACTGCTGCATGTCCCTGTGGGTGAAACAGAACAATCGCTGCCCTCTCTGCCAGCAAGACTGGGTGGTCCAAAGAATCGGCAAATGA